The following nucleotide sequence is from Leptodactylus fuscus isolate aLepFus1 chromosome 10, aLepFus1.hap2, whole genome shotgun sequence.
TTCGCCTGTAAACTCAGTGGTTACATAGTATTGCTCAACATGTATGCCAGTGCCTTCTGCCTTACAGGCCTGAGCTTGGACAGGTACATAGCAATTGTTCTTTCACCTGGTCCCGGTCATCCACGTTCTCCGCTCTCCAGTCCACTAGCCACCATCATTACATGGACAGGCGCAGGACTTCTCGCTCTTCCTGCCCTTATTTTCAGGAATACTGGCCAGACCGACGACGTTTGGGACAACCGAACCCTGTGCTACATGGACTACTCATCTGTGGACAGCAGCGGTCAGACTCATCTGTGGGAAGCTGGCTTGGGATTTTCCTCCACTCTTTTGGCCTTTGTAGCTCCATTCTGTGTTATCCTCTTCTGCTATGTAGGCATTGGTCGCAGAGTCTCAGGTCATTTTCACTTGCCCTTGGTTGCCAGCAGAAAAAGAAGACTATTAGCTATCATGGTTGGGCTGGTGGTCACGTTTGGAGCATGCTGGGCACCTTTCCACTTGTTGAAGAGCATCTATGTTCTCATGAATGCCGAAGTCTTGCCACTCAGTTGTGCTCTGCATGTTTTCCTCAACAACCTCCACCCTTACGTTACCTGTTTGGGGTATGCCAATAGCTGCATGAATCCAGTTCTCTATGCCTTCTTGGATCCAAGGTTCAGAGATCACTGTCGCCGCTTACTGGGATGTGCAACGTTCTTTAAAGGTGAGAGAACACAAGTGGAAGACCCAGAGAAGAAGCCGGGAATCAGTTCTTCTGCTGGAGTTGCTGAAGGTGGAAATAAGGCCATAAAAGTGTCCACAGAAGAAGAGGAGATGGCCGGCATCAAGGACTGAGTACACGTGTGTATTATATCTTTATGTTGCTTCGTTCCTGAACGTGACTTCTAAGTTCTTGCTTCAgaacttttttcccatagactgttctTCCTTGGAAAAGGACATTGGTGGACTCCAGGATTCATAATGCGCCCCCCAAAGACTAGAGCACTTATAACACTACTTGGGGAGGGGGGAGGCTTTCTTCATGtgctgttttgtatttttttattgatatttttttaaaCGTTTTTTCAATATGTTAATAAATGTTCTTAAAGTGAACTTGAGTAATAGTAATAATGTTGTATGTCCTAATATAAGCCAGGAGATAGGAGGTACCTAGTGGATTGGGGCAGGTCGCCATAGTTTATTTAGCCATGCTATGATATGAATAAGGGGGATAGATCCACATTTCGGGGATTTGGGTGGCATTTCTCCTATTTCATGGCTTGTTATGGTCCATGACATGACTGCTGACAGGCTGCTCATACATATAACAATAATTGTTAATAGTAATGTGTAGAATCCTAAGACTATGTTTTGCTATGGCGGATGGGATCTAGGTGTCCATGCTGATATCTTCTGTTGATATCCATTGATTTGGTCTGATTGGTTTTCATGTTCTCTGCATCGGTATAAAAGCTAAAGATGCTCACGCACCTttaatagctgttggccaaattcTTGTTTGTCCCACAGCTATTCATCCTGTCTGGCCCAGACACATGCATACTGCACTGGACTGAGCATGCATCAATTATAGGTCAGTAGGGAAAGGGGTATACACAgtagcgtaactactgccatagcagcagaggcagctgccacagggcccgggacattaggggcccggtgacagccgctaccgctgctatcattatactcggggggaaaggggtcttttcggatccccgagtataatgatttgcggaccaggagaggtaagaaacataaaaaccactgttacttacctctccacgatcctgccaggcttccttccttgttgtctgacgtcactgatgtcacatgaacccgcgtcccggttcatgtgacgtccgacgccattgcagaaggacagcagcggaggtcgacagtgtaggagccgagGGACAGGTAAGAAGCAGtagttattttatgtttttattcccccaggtctccgattattatactctggggtctgaaaaggggccactatggggcataatactgtgtgcaggggccactattggggataatattgtttgcaggggccactatgggggataatactgtgtgcaggggccactattggggataatattgtttgcaggggccactatggggtacaatactgtgtgcaggggccactatggggtacaatactgtgtgcaggggccactatggggataatgctgtgtgtaggggccactatgggggataatactgtgtgcaggggccactttgggggataatactgtgcaggggccactatggggtataatactgtgtgcaggggccactatgggggataatactgtgtgcaggggccactattggggataatattgtttgcaggggccactatggggtataatactgtgtgcaggggccactatgggggataatactgtttgcagggaccactatgggggaaaatactgtttgcagggaccactatgggggataatactgtgtgcaggggccactatgggacataatactgtgtgcaggggtcactatgggggataatactgtttgcaggggccactatgggacataatactgtgtgcaggggtcactatgggggataatactgtttgcaggggccactatgggacataatactgtgtgcaggggccactatgggggataatactgtgtgcaggggccactatgggggataatactgtgtgcaggggccactatgggggataatactgtgtgcaggggccactattggggataatactgtatgcaggggtcactatgggggataatagaacgcgcaggaatgtgtaggagggggtcggtggaGGTCTTTAGCGTCAGCGTTTGggggagggccatgtcaaaagtttgccacgggcccccgccattcctagttacgccactgggtatacAGTACTGCCAGATTCCTGTCAGGGGCTTAGGAAAGGATCTGGCATGATCAAATgttacatgcctgatccttttttgTATatcataggcctggttcacatctgtgttcggtattctattcggggagtccgcttggggaccccctgaatggaatactgaacgcattaaaaagtggtgagcaaagaaagcacacagaccccatagactataaaggggtccatgtgttttctgcatggtgtctgcacgaatcatacgCAGAGAACAGTAGTACTTTTCTCTTTGtatgactcatgcagacaccgtaccaaaaacacacagaccccagtatagtctatggggtccgtgtgctttgtttgctaactgctttttaatacattcggtattccatttggggttgCCTCATGTGTATGGCAACCTTTAAACAACTTCCCCCCACTCTCTACAAATCGCATATGCAGGAGGAACATGGTGGCtgtgtggttagcactgcaaccttacaGCGttgggagtcctgggttcgaatcccaccaggaacaacatctgcaaggagtttgtatattctccctgtgtttgcatggatttcctttccattctacaaagacatactgataggaaaaaaaaagtgcattgtgatccctatatggggctcacaatctacataaaaaaaaactacatgtcaAGAAATCCAAAATACATTGTATTACTACAGTCCtaagaaaaagtttgggcacccctattaatcttaatcatttttagttctaaatattttggtatttgcaacagccatatcagtttgatatatctaataactgatggacacagtaatatttcaggattgaaatgaggtttattgtactaacagaaaatgcgcaatatgcattaaaccaaaatttgaccgatgcaaaagtatgggcacctcaacagaaaagtgacattaatatttagtacatcctccttttgcaaagataacagcctctagtcgcttcctgtagcttttaatcagttcctggatcctggatgaagggattttggacaaacaattcaagttcagttaagttagatggtcgccgagcatggacagcccgcttcaaatcatcccacagatgttcaatgatattcaggtctggggactgggatggccattccagaacattgtaattgttcctctgcatgaatgcctgaggatttggagcggtgttttggatcattgtcttgctgaaatatccatccccggcgtaacttcaacttcgtcactgattcttgaacattattctcaagaatctgctgatactgagtggaatccatgcgaccctcaactttaccaagattcccgatgccggcattggccacacagccccaaagcatgatggaacctccaccaaattttacagtgggtagcatgtgtttttcttggaatgctgtttctttttggacgccatgcataacgcctttttttgtaaccaaacaactcaatttttgtttccaaaatgaagctgccttgtccaaatgtgctttttcatacctcaggcaactctgtttgtggcgtacgtgcagaaacggcttctttctcatcactctcccatacagcttctccttgtgcaaagtgcgctgtattgctgaccgatgcacagtgacaccatctgcagcaagatgatgctgcagctctttggaggtggtctgtggattgtccttgactgttctcaccattcttcttctctgcctttctgatatttttcttggcctgccacttctgggcttaacaagaactgtccctgtggtcttccatttccttactatgttcctcagtggaaactgacaggttaaatctctgagacaacgttttgtatccttcccctgaacaactatgttgaacaatctttgttttcagatcatttgagagcgggctgtccatgttcggcgaccatcaaacttaactgaacttgaattgttttgtagaaagaaatggtccaaaatcccttcatccaggatccaggaactgattaaaagctacaggaagcgactagaggctgttatctttgcaaaaggaggatctactaaatattaatgtcacttttctgttgaggtgcccatatttttgcaccggtcaaattttggtttaatgcatattgcgcattttctgttagtacaataaacctcatttcaatcctgaaatattactgtgtccatcagttattagatatatcaaactgaaatggctgctgcaaacaccaaaatatttagaactaaaaatgattaagattaataggggtgcccaaactttttcataggactgtatgttgaaTGAATCACCAATAAGTTGTGTGTACCCTCCATGTCACAAGAAGGAACAGGgacagggggcaacacggtggctcagtggttagcactttagccttgcagtgctggagtcctgggttcaaatcccaccaggaacaacatctgcaaggagtttgtatgttctccctgtgtttgtgtggatttcctcccattctacaaagacatactgatagggaaaaataatgTACATTCTATAATTATGGGgtacatatggggctcacaatctagattttttttttttaaaaaaaagaaggaaCAGAGAAGGCTAAAACTGCTCTAAAATCTGAGGACTCTACCTAAAGctgggccccatgttgtgaaaatggaGCATTTTAGCCACAGTGGAAACGCAAATGCAAAAAATactgcgttttacattacttgcaaagtggattggattctggcttatcccatccacacattgtagaaaaaaaatctgaagctgaaaaaatgtgttttcaaaaacagtaGTTGAGACTCTGCAGACGTTCTGTGAAAAGCCTaaatctaaggccccacgggacattctgtagctctaaagcgctgcgagaaagaaacgcggtggaaacgcatcatggttcttcccgcagcgctttgaacagaaagctcacagagttttcctccgctgactttccgTTACAATTATTTCTACGGGAGAGCCGCCGGCGTTTATGTAGataagatataattgacatggtgcgatttccaaaaccgcgccagttatGTAAATTGCAGCGAGTCCGCACTGTGGTTTGAAAtgcagagtgggcatgggatttgcatgaatcccatccactttgcagatactgtaaaacgccacaatttttcctgtggcgttccTGCCGTGGACAAATTGTGGCGTTTCAGTCTGATGCAAGGCACATCTGAGACTCTGGCTTCTTAAGGGTAAGGCTCCACGTAACAGGCTGTAGtgaaaaaacactgcaggaaaaaccatcgcagaaatgcatcacagtttttcctgcagcacttatcACATAAAGTGTACAGAGtttccctctgcggactttcgGTTTCAATTCTATCTATAGGGAAATTGCCAGCATTTCCgttggtataactgacatgctacgatttccaaaaacgcaagaattttggaaatcacagagcaTTTCcgttgcgtgtatttttctgcaatgtgtggatactgTCCCTTTTCAGGGCCTGTAAAAAGCAGTGGTTTATGCCATAGTGATTATGCTGCAGCCAAACTGCGACGTTTACACCACACGGAAACGtcgtggaaaaaaaatgctctgtgtttacagtcacagcaaaatggttgggattctagcgaatcccatctccactttgcgggACAATACACCAAGCAAACgcgatgtgatttccaaaactgccttAAGTTGTGGGGTAAACGTCGCGGTTTGAAACTGCTGCGTTTTTACAGGAAACCTATGCGAACtttttgtgcaaagcgctgctggaaaaaacgtgatgcattgccgccatggttttacCCCCTCAccgcttttttttgctgctggacatttcatggggccttagcctaacggctcgttcacatctgcgccccggtctccgttttgcaggtttccgtttcctgcccgaactggacaggagacggaaacctgccgccatttttcaaacccattcgtttgaatgggtttggaaagtgtccggctgtgagcgttttgtgctctccgcagcaaaacgttttttgggttttttttaaccggacacagagtcggacatgcaggactttgtgtccggttaagaaaaaactgtttcgccgcagagagcacaaaacgctcgcgGCCGGACACgctctgccaggtttccatcttctatcagcagaagacagaaacctggaaacggagatcgggcgtagatgtgaacccagcatcaaggGGATTTCTTATCtcaaatggagttttcatacaGGATAGGTCATAGTATGTGATCTGTACGAGTCTAACATGGAGGCAGCCTCCAGTCGCCTGAAGCTGGTGCAGTGGACAGGAAGAATGTGCAGGCTGCTCCTATAAAGGTAATAAGAGTGGTGCAGTGCTGGCCACGACATAGCGGTTGTTCCAGGACTTGCAGTGCT
It contains:
- the APLNR gene encoding apelin receptor encodes the protein MDEETNNLTNLLGMADCEYEEWEPSVGLIPATYLLIFFLGITGNGLVLWASHRRRDRPRAADTFILQLAVADLTFVVTLPLWAVYTSLGYHWPFGKFACKLSGYIVLLNMYASAFCLTGLSLDRYIAIVLSPGPGHPRSPLSSPLATIITWTGAGLLALPALIFRNTGQTDDVWDNRTLCYMDYSSVDSSGQTHLWEAGLGFSSTLLAFVAPFCVILFCYVGIGRRVSGHFHLPLVASRKRRLLAIMVGLVVTFGACWAPFHLLKSIYVLMNAEVLPLSCALHVFLNNLHPYVTCLGYANSCMNPVLYAFLDPRFRDHCRRLLGCATFFKGERTQVEDPEKKPGISSSAGVAEGGNKAIKVSTEEEEMAGIKD